In the Candidatus Woesearchaeota archaeon genome, GCTGCTGCACATCCCATCGCTTATCCTTTACCGTTTTGAGGCCATATTGTTGGAGGATTGCCAAGCCAGCTGCTGATTCTCCTAGCGTACCGGTAATACAGAGAAGATCTCCTTCTTGTGCTGCTGAACGTAAACAAAGATTTTTTTGGTGAACCTCTCCTACAAGAGTTAGTGTTATCATAAGGGCATGGCTTTGGGTAGTATTCCCTCCGACAATTGCAATGCCATGTTTCTCAGCACTAAAGTAGACACCATCCATTAACCTCTTAATTGTTTTTACGTTCGTCTCTTGTGGAAATGAGGCAGCAACAAGTGCATACAGTGGCCTGCCCCCCATTGCTGCAATATCACTGACATTCACTTCTATTGCTTTTTTGCCGACCTGCTCTGGTGTATACCAGTGAAACGAGAAATGTACGTCCTCGATTAACGTATCAGTGGTCAGCAAGAGATAATTGTTCGGATCATTTTTTTGCTTGAGGACAGCGCAATCATCACCAATACCAATAAGAACATCAGGATGCCTAACTGCTTTTGTTACGTGTTTGATAAGCTCGAATTCTCCAAGATGAGTAGGTTTCATGGAAACAAATAAATACCATAGATTTAAAAGGTTTACTTTACCATAACCATCATTACGATTAATATTGGCAATAGAGGCCAAAAGAGCGGATGTCCTATTTCAAACAAATCTGTTTACAATGTCCTTTATCAATCAAAACCTTTTTAAGGAGCATGTATTTTATAGCCCAACCGTTGTGTTATTATTATAGCAAAGGACACTAATAACCGTAACTTTATGTCCTTTGCTTATTAGGAAAAGACATACAAATTATTACGAAAATTAATGTCTTTTCCTAGAGGTTATGTAGAGTAAATGTAGTCTTGTAAGAGTAATTGGGGTGAGGGATAGATGAAAACAAAAAAATCAAAGGTTGTTTTAGCATACAGTGGAGGACTTGACACGAGTGTTATCCTCAAATGGCTCATTGACCAAGGATATGAGGTTATTGCCTACCTTGCTGATATTGGACAGAAAGAGGATTTCAAGGAAGCTGAGGCAAAAGCAAAGAAGATTGGTGCAACTAAAGTTTATATCATGGACCTGAAAAAAGAGTTCGTTACCAATTACATCTTCCAAGCATTAAAAGGAAATGCCTTATATGAAGGAAGGTACCTCTTAGGAACGTCATTAGCACGACCACTTATTGCAAAGTATCAAATTGAAATCGCCAAGAAAGAAAAAGCAGAATATGTCAGTCACGGAGCTACAGGAAAGGGCAATGATCAAGTAAGGTTTGAGCTAACCTACTATGGGTTGTGCCCTGAAATTAAAGTTATTGCGCCCTGGAAAGAAGCGTCATTCTTGCAACAGTTCAAAGGTCGAAATGATCTCATTGCGTATGCAAAGCAGAGTGGCATTCCTATTAAAGCGACCATGGCAGCTCCGTACAGTGAAGATGAGAATTTGATGCACATTAGCCATGAGGCTGGTATTCTTGAAGATCCAGGGAAGTCTCCTGATGAGCATGTCTATTCACGTACCAATCATCCCAAGTATGCGCCAGATAAAGAGACACTCCTCGACATTTATTTTAAGGACGGTTTACCGGTAAAGGTTGTTAACAAACAAGATGGAACAGTAAAGGAAGATCCTCTTGAACTCTTCCTGTACCTCAACAACGTAGGAAGTGAAAATGGTATCGGCAGAATGGACATGGTTGAAAACCGATTTGTTGGCATCAAATCAAGGGGAATTTATGAAACACCAGGAGGAACAATACTCTGGGCTGCTCATCGAGATGTTGAAGGTATTGCCATGGACAGAGAAGTCATGCATCTGAAAGATACGTTGATGCCCAAATTTTCTGAACTGATTTATTATGGCTTTTGGTTTTCGCCTGAAATGGACTTTCTCATGGCAGCTATTAATCAGAGTCAGAAACTCATTGATGGTATGGTAACAGTAAGTTTATATAAAGGAAATGTCCTTTGTGTTGCACGTACTTCACCAACATCGCTCTACAATGAACAGCTAGGAAGCATGCATGTTGA is a window encoding:
- the thiL gene encoding thiamine-phosphate kinase; translated protein: MKPTHLGEFELIKHVTKAVRHPDVLIGIGDDCAVLKQKNDPNNYLLLTTDTLIEDVHFSFHWYTPEQVGKKAIEVNVSDIAAMGGRPLYALVAASFPQETNVKTIKRLMDGVYFSAEKHGIAIVGGNTTQSHALMITLTLVGEVHQKNLCLRSAAQEGDLLCITGTLGESAAGLAILQQYGLKTVKDKRWDVQQHLEPTARLREGQELARKGMHAMIDISDGLGSEIRHICTQSKVGAIIDKEKIPLSETTKQFAAILNKDAYTFALTGGEDYELLFTVEEHILGELQKTIKTPVTVIGKILPKSKGVHLLDGKKKIPLPKGWDHFS
- a CDS encoding argininosuccinate synthase, translating into MKTKKSKVVLAYSGGLDTSVILKWLIDQGYEVIAYLADIGQKEDFKEAEAKAKKIGATKVYIMDLKKEFVTNYIFQALKGNALYEGRYLLGTSLARPLIAKYQIEIAKKEKAEYVSHGATGKGNDQVRFELTYYGLCPEIKVIAPWKEASFLQQFKGRNDLIAYAKQSGIPIKATMAAPYSEDENLMHISHEAGILEDPGKSPDEHVYSRTNHPKYAPDKETLLDIYFKDGLPVKVVNKQDGTVKEDPLELFLYLNNVGSENGIGRMDMVENRFVGIKSRGIYETPGGTILWAAHRDVEGIAMDREVMHLKDTLMPKFSELIYYGFWFSPEMDFLMAAINQSQKLIDGMVTVSLYKGNVLCVARTSPTSLYNEQLGSMHVEGGFDQTDSKGFIRLNAIRLKAHNVILDKRHLGVEEAIR